DNA sequence from the Paenibacillus azoreducens genome:
TTATCATCGCGCCAAACATGAAGCCGGAATTGCGGATGTCGTCATTACCAACCACTCCAAGCTGTTTACCGATGTAAAAGCTGGCCATCAATTGCTTCCGTCGTATGAGCGTTTGGTGATTGACGAAGCCCATCATTTGGAGGATGTTGCCGGTAAACATTTGGGACTTCATATGAAATACTTCAGTGTTGTCCATACGCTTACCCGGCTTTACAAGGATGGAAAGAACGGGCAGCTTTCTGCGCTGAGACAGCAGCTGCAGTCCTCCGGCCAAGAACGGGCCAGCGACTGGATTGCGGCAATCGATCGCATTAGCGAAGATTTGGTGGACGTGAAGGAAGATTGGGATAAGCTGAATGAACTTTTATTCGCTTTGCTTCCGGAGCGTAATGACGTTTCGCCAGGGGATGTAGGACAATACGTACTTCGCCTTCAACCTGCAAACAAACCGAAGGAATGGGATACGCTCAAAGCGCTCGAAAATCAGATTCATGTGAAAATCAGCGAAGCGGTGCGGCGCGGGGAGAAAATGCTGGCGGAATACAAAGAGGATGAAAGTGATTACAGCGCGGACAGCCTGATTACGGATTTAAGCGGCCTGTTCAAGGATTTGGCAGCGGCGCGCGACGACCTTCGCATCTTCATGAACTTGAATGACGAGACTGTCGTGTACTGGATGGAGGCAAGCAGCCATTTCCGGAGCAAATCGCTCCAGATGTATGCTGTACCGGTCGATGTCAGCAAACAGCTCAAGGAATTGTTTTTCGACAAGAAAAAAAGCATAGTTCTGACGTCTGCCACATTGTCTGTGGATAAATCTTTTCAGTACATGATTGATAACTTGGGGCTTCAAGAGGATCAGGAAAACGGAAGACTGGCTACCGTGATGCTTCCATCGCCATTCAATTACCGCGATCAGGCGCTCCTTGTGATCCCGCGCGATTTCCCAAGCGTTAAGGGGAGCGTAGGCGATGCGGTATTTGTAGATACTTTGGTGCAATCCCTTGCCGACGCCGCGCTGGCGACTCATGGACGAATGTTGGTGTTGTTTACTTCTTACAGGATGTTGCGTCAGGTGCACGAGCCTTTAAAAAATGCTTTGGCGAACAGTGACATTGCAGTGCTGGGCCAAGGCGTTGACAGCGGCAGCCGCACCAAGCTTATCCGCAGATTTCAAGACAGCAGCGCTTCGGTGCTGCTCGGAACGAGCAGTTTTTGGGAAGGGGTGGATATTCCCGGCGATGCTCTGACATGTCTGGCGATTGTAAGACTGCCGTTTCAGCCGCCAAACCATCCGCTCGTCGAAGCGAAAAGCGAGCTTCTGCAGCGTCAGAAAAAAAATCCGTTCATGAAGCTTTCCGTGCCGCAGGCAGTAATCCGCTTTAAACAAGGCTTTGGCCGACTCGTTCGCACGGCGAATGACCGCGGCATCGTCATTGTATACGATACGCGCGTTATCGAATCCTACTACGGGAAGTATTTTCTTTATTCCTTGCCTGGACCCAAAATGGAGCATATGAATACGGAAAAAATGGTTCCTCGTATATCCGAATGGCTTAAAAGTTCCGGAGTCCCCGCAAAGTAATCGAATAAGCTTCGAAGCCACACGTCACTCAGTACTTTTGCTCCGCAAAAGCGCCCCTCTTTGAGAGGCGTCGGACTTCTTTCCGATACTCTTTGTGAGGTTGTTTTAAGATAGTAGAAGTAAAACTCCGGGGGAAACGCATCCTAATATCGCAAGAAAAACATCCGCTAAAAGCGGTCTGTCTTCTTAGAAAGTACGACGATAGACGTTTTTCTAAGCATTGATAGATTAATTAAGCTGCTAAAAATAGGGGGAACAAGCATGAAATCGGAGAAAATATCCGAAGCAGTTGTTCGCAGATTGCCTGTATATTTAAGATATTTGAGCGACTTGCATAAACGGGAGGTCGCTACGGTTTCCTCCCAGGAACTTGGTCAGAGACTCGACCTCAATCCGGCGCAGATCCGTAAGGATCTGGCTTATTTCGGCGATTTTGGCCGGAAAGGCATCGGATATGATGTTTCGTATCTGATCGAAAAAATCCGCCACATCCTGAACCTGGATCAGCAGATCAACGCGGTGTTGGTCGGGGCAGGTAATTTGGGTCAAGCGCTTTCAAACTATAACTTTTACCTGAAGGAAAACATTAAAATTATTGCCGTATTTGATGAAAATCCGAAGAAGATCGGCAAACAAATCAATACGCTGACCGTTCAGCCGATGGAGGAGCTCCGCGAAACGATCAAAGCCCGCAATATCCGTATCGGGATCATTACGGTACCGGATGTCGAAGCGCAAAATGTGGCCGATATCCTGATCGAAGCCGGCATCGAAGCGATCCTGAACTTCGCGCCGGTCATCTTGAAAGCACCTGCGAACATTCGGATTCATCCGGCGGATTTCACTACGGATCTGCTCAGTTTGGCTTATTATTTGGATAACGGAAAGGACGATTCTGCTGATGACGGCGACAAATAGATGGATGATTAAAAACGGCAGCTTTGCGGTTGCGGATGGAGATAAGCCGGTTATTCAAGGCTGCATGGTCATTGAAGACGACCTTATCGTTTATGTGGGCGAGGAGACGCCTGAACTGGATGGCGATATACCCGTTATGGACGGGACCCATCTGTTTTTTATGCCGGGTATGATCAATACGCATGGGCATGCCGCAATGTCGCTGCTTCGCGGATATGGTGACGATCTGGCTTTGCAAATCTGGCTGCAGGAGAAAATGTGGCCGATGGAAGCCAAATTCACCTCATCGGACGTATATTGGGGCACCTCGCTGTCGGTGCTTGAAATGCTGAAAGGCGGCACGACAACCTTCCTGGATATGTACGACCATATGGATCAAGTAGCGAAGGTAACGGAAGAATCGGGAATCCGTGCATCCTTGATGCGCGGCGTTATCGGGCTCTGCCCGGAAGAGGTTCAGCGCCATAAGCTGAATGAAGCCATCCGATTTGCCCGCGACTGGCACGGTAAAGCAGGCGGACGGATTACGACGATGATTTCACCGCATGCGCCATATACTTGTCCTCCGGACTTTATTGAAAAATTCGTTCAGGCCGCTCATGACATGGATTTGCCGATGCATACCCATATGTCTGAAACCAAAGCCGAAGTCGAGCAAAATGTAACTGAATACGGTCTGCGTCCAGTTGCCCATCTGGAGAAACTCGGAGTGTTTTCCCGGCCATCGCTTGTTGCTCATGCCGTTCATTTGACGGATGAAGAAATCGAAATTTTGGCAAAAAACAAGGTAGCCGTATCCCATAACCCGGGCAGCAACCTGAAACTGGCAAGCGGCGTGGCACGCGTAACGGACATGCTGAAGGCTGGCGTGACTGTGTCGCTTGGAACAGACGGGGCGGCGAGCAATAATAACCTCGATATGTTCGAGGAAATGCGTCTCGCGGCATTGATCCATAAAGGAGTCTCCGGCGACCCGACGGCGATCCCGGCAGGGGAAGCATTGAAAATGGGAACGGTTTATGGGGCACAGTCGCTTTTCTTGAACAATGTGGGTACTTTGGCTCCAGGTATGAAAGCTGATTTTATCGCGCTGAATACCGATCAGGCGCATTTTCTGCCGCATACCGACTTGATCTCTCATGCCGTTTATTCGGCCTGCGGCAAGGACGTTGAGCATGTGTGGGTTGATGGCAAACAAGTTGTCAAGCATGGCGCCTGCCTGACACTGGATGAAGAGCGGATCCGCCGGGAAGCGCAGGCCGCTTTTGAGAGCCTATTATCTCGTTAAGAAAGGCTTAGAGGTAGCTTATGCTTAGAATTAGAACA
Encoded proteins:
- a CDS encoding amidohydrolase produces the protein MTATNRWMIKNGSFAVADGDKPVIQGCMVIEDDLIVYVGEETPELDGDIPVMDGTHLFFMPGMINTHGHAAMSLLRGYGDDLALQIWLQEKMWPMEAKFTSSDVYWGTSLSVLEMLKGGTTTFLDMYDHMDQVAKVTEESGIRASLMRGVIGLCPEEVQRHKLNEAIRFARDWHGKAGGRITTMISPHAPYTCPPDFIEKFVQAAHDMDLPMHTHMSETKAEVEQNVTEYGLRPVAHLEKLGVFSRPSLVAHAVHLTDEEIEILAKNKVAVSHNPGSNLKLASGVARVTDMLKAGVTVSLGTDGAASNNNLDMFEEMRLAALIHKGVSGDPTAIPAGEALKMGTVYGAQSLFLNNVGTLAPGMKADFIALNTDQAHFLPHTDLISHAVYSACGKDVEHVWVDGKQVVKHGACLTLDEERIRREAQAAFESLLSR
- the dinG gene encoding ATP-dependent DNA helicase DinG; translation: MKFAVLDFETTGNQSADEIIQVGLAIIEEDLTISRVYGSYVKPSVEIPPFITQLTGISEENVAAAPSLEEMLMELVPMLDDVVLVGHNVAFDFNFLQNALDSCGYLPFSGRILDTLDFLKICFPSLTSYQLGQVTSHFGLQHDRPHQADSDALATAYVLLKCLDELDHLPLIALQRLRELFAEEDSDLGWFFDGLCQEKEQQPIQDLNSHTFYRQLALKVDDWTEMKPPRDESADNPLEGMDFKEYLSEIRKRLKSILPQYEEREPQSIMFDEVMNALEQDKHLLIEAGTGTGKSLGYLIPSIYQSVKQQQKVMVSTHTINLQEQLRERDVPLLTQVIPFPFKAAVFKGRQHYLCLRKFEHKINRRDFFNPKEDTITAAQMIVWLAQTEHGDDEELNLGGRGGDFWETVSSDSDSCLGRSCPWFRKCYYHRAKHEAGIADVVITNHSKLFTDVKAGHQLLPSYERLVIDEAHHLEDVAGKHLGLHMKYFSVVHTLTRLYKDGKNGQLSALRQQLQSSGQERASDWIAAIDRISEDLVDVKEDWDKLNELLFALLPERNDVSPGDVGQYVLRLQPANKPKEWDTLKALENQIHVKISEAVRRGEKMLAEYKEDESDYSADSLITDLSGLFKDLAAARDDLRIFMNLNDETVVYWMEASSHFRSKSLQMYAVPVDVSKQLKELFFDKKKSIVLTSATLSVDKSFQYMIDNLGLQEDQENGRLATVMLPSPFNYRDQALLVIPRDFPSVKGSVGDAVFVDTLVQSLADAALATHGRMLVLFTSYRMLRQVHEPLKNALANSDIAVLGQGVDSGSRTKLIRRFQDSSASVLLGTSSFWEGVDIPGDALTCLAIVRLPFQPPNHPLVEAKSELLQRQKKNPFMKLSVPQAVIRFKQGFGRLVRTANDRGIVIVYDTRVIESYYGKYFLYSLPGPKMEHMNTEKMVPRISEWLKSSGVPAK
- a CDS encoding redox-sensing transcriptional repressor Rex — its product is MKSEKISEAVVRRLPVYLRYLSDLHKREVATVSSQELGQRLDLNPAQIRKDLAYFGDFGRKGIGYDVSYLIEKIRHILNLDQQINAVLVGAGNLGQALSNYNFYLKENIKIIAVFDENPKKIGKQINTLTVQPMEELRETIKARNIRIGIITVPDVEAQNVADILIEAGIEAILNFAPVILKAPANIRIHPADFTTDLLSLAYYLDNGKDDSADDGDK